A region from the Triticum aestivum cultivar Chinese Spring chromosome 3D, IWGSC CS RefSeq v2.1, whole genome shotgun sequence genome encodes:
- the LOC123079472 gene encoding 50S ribosomal protein L34, chloroplastic, with protein sequence MALALASTMASLSLHSGRISAVAIGGGLRPHKAGPMGASASPFLRSSFISSSSTSSAPTSSLSAAVSASLAFTSASSFGGSSLGIEFSYNRLTTRRPRGLQIRAGKAALCLTKRSRSRKSLARVHGFRRRMRTTAGRKVLKRRRDRGRKVLCTKSNSPTGTKY encoded by the exons ATGGCGCTTGCCCTCGCCTCCACAATGGCGTCCCTCTCGCTCCACTCCGGGAGGATCTCGGCGGTGGCTATCGGCGGCGGTCTCCGCCCCCACAAGGCGGGCCCCATGGGGGCCTCCGCCTCCCCGTTTCTCCGGAGCTCATTcatctcctcttcctccacctcctccgcccCCACCTCCTCGCTCTCGGCTGCGGTCTCGGCGTCGCTCGCCTTCACGTCCGCCTCCTCGTTCGGCG GTTCATCTTTGGGAATTGAGTTCAGCTACAACAGATTAACAACACGCAGACCTCGCGGTCTACAGATTAGGGCCGGAAAGGCTGCCCTCTGCCTGACCAAGAGGTCAAGATCCAGGAAGTCACTTGCCCGTGTGCATGGTTTCCGAAGGCGGATGCGGACTACTGCTGGAAGAAAGGTTCTGAAGCGTAGACGTGACAGAGGAAGGAAGGTTCTGTGCACAAAGTCGAACTCACCCACTGGGACAAAGTACTGA
- the LOC123079470 gene encoding cytochrome P450 94B3, with product MQQLYLGIFPFCCTNSLLQFGLVKPEIPIAMELPLTSALLLLLPLLCFLWLRRDTRRQSRSDGLKAYPIIGTLPHFVKNQHRLIEWSAGVLARCPTYTMTFNFRGLGLGAGVMTANPANVEHVAKANFQNYPKGEFVVSVIEDLLGHGIFNSDGDQWLRQRKAASYEFNTRSLRNFVVSAVGSEVVDRLLPLLERAGRDGRTVDVQDVLERFAFDTICCVVFDEDPACLAEEEWPGADGRAEFMRALTDAQNIVMARFMSPVKWAWRLQRLLNVGPERRMRDAVATIHGYIDRAVRERGERGAAAGLARKDDFLSRFASSGEHSDEGLRDVVTNFIVAGRDTTSSALSWFFWVLSGRPDVEDKIVREVRAARASSGEGSFGYEELRSMQYLQAAITESMRLYPPVAMDTHCCQREDVLPDGTLVGKGWQVTYSAYAMARLEELWGADCAEFRPERWLDEEGAFRPESTSKYPVFHAGPRMCLGKEMAYIQMKSIVAGVLERFSLRHVGGEGHPRLVMSLTLRMGGGLPMQVKSRGS from the coding sequence ATGCAACAACTCTATCTGGGAATCTTCCCCTTTTGCTGTACTAACTCACTCCTACAGTTTGGACTTGTCAAGCCTGAGATCCCGATCGCCATGGAGCTTCCGTTGACCTCGGCCCTCCTcctgctcctacctctactctgcTTCCTCTGGCTACGCCGGGACACCAGGAGGCAGAGTCGCTCCGACGGCCTCAAGGCCTACCCCATCATCGGCACGCTCCCCCACTTCGTCAAGAACCAGCACCGCCTCATCGAGTGGTCGGCCGGCGTCCTGGCGCGGTGCCCCACCTACACCATGACCTTCAACTTCAGGGGCCTCGGCCTCGGGGCCGGCGTCATGACGGCCAACCCGGCCAACGTCGAGCACGTCGCCAAGGCCAACTTCCAGAACTACCCCAAGGGCGAGTTCGTGGTGTCCGTCATCGAGGACCTGCTCGGCCACGGCATCTTCAACTCCGACGGCGACCAGTGGCTCCGGCAGCGCAAGGCCGCCAGCTACGAGTTCAACACGCGGTCGCTGCGGAACTTCGTGGTCAGCGCCGTCGGCTCCGAGGTCGTCGACCGGCTGCTGCCGCTGCTGGAGCGCGCGGGGCGCGACGGGCGGACGGTGGACGTGCAGGACGTGCTGGAGCGCTTCGCGTTCGACACCATCTGCTGCGTCGTCTTCGACGAGGACCCGGCGTGCCTCGCCGAGGAGGAGTGGCCGGGGGCGGACGGGCGTGCGGAGTTCATGCGCGCCTTGACCGACGCTCAGAACATCGTCATGGCCCGGTTCATGTCGCCGGTCAAGTGGGCGTGGCGGCTCCAGAGGCTGCTCAACGTGGGGCCGGAGAGGCGGATGCGCGACGCGGTCGCCACGATCCACGGCTACATCGACAGGGCCGTCCGCGAGCGCGGCGAGAGGGGGGCGGCCGCCGGGCTGGCCCGCAAGGACGACTTCCTGTCGCGCTTCGCCTCGAGCGGCGAGCACAGCGACGAGGGCCTCCGCGACGTGGTCACCAACTTCATCGTCGCCGGGCGGGACACGACGTCCTCGGCGCTCAGCTGGTTCTTCTGGGTGCTGTCCGGCCGGCCCGACGTGGAGGACAAGATCGTGCGCGAGGTCCGCGCGGCGCGCGCGTCGAGCGGGGAGGGGTCGTTCGGCTACGAGGAGCTGCGCTCGATGCAGTACCTGCAGGCGGCGATCACGGAGTCGATGCGGCTGTACCCGCCCGTGGCCATGGACACGCACTGCTGCCAGCGCGAGGATGTCCTGCCCGACGGCACGCTCGTCGGCAAAGGGTGGCAGGTCACCTACAGCGCGTACGCCATGGCGCGGCTGGAGGAGCTATGGGGCGCGGACTGCGCGGAGTTCCGGCCGGAGCGGTGGCTCGACGAGGAGGGGGCGTTCCGGCCGGAGAGCACGAGCAAGTACCCGGTGTTCCACGCGGGGCCGAGGATGTGCCTCGGCAAGGAGATGGCCTACATACAGATGAAGTCCATCGTGGCCGGCGTGCTGGAGAGGTTCAGCCTCCGGCACGTCGGCGGCGAGGGGCACCCCCGGCTCGTCATGTCGCTGACGCTGCGCATGGGAGGCGGCTTGCCGATGCAGGTGAAGAGCAGAGGGAGCTAG
- the LOC123079471 gene encoding cytochrome P450 94B3-like, with amino-acid sequence MLQNPLFCVNLQAPPLTPTVLFRLGKPEISIAMELWLTSAHPMLLFLLLPLLYVLRLRRNTRKQPHADGLKAYPIIGTLPHFVKNQDCLVEWSAGVVARCPTHTMAFDFKGLGLMAGAITANPANVEYIVKTNFQNYPKGEFVVSAMADFLGHGIFNSDGDQWLSQRKAASYEFSKRSLRNFVVSTVRFEVVERLLPLLSRAELEGLTLDMQDVLERFAFDNICCVAFDEDPACLTDNGLGVNGRAEFMHALNDAQIMIMARFMSPVKWAWRVKKLLNMGPERRMSEALATIHGYVDRIIRDRSERGAAGLARKDDFLSRFVSSGEHSNESLRDVVTSFIIAGRDTTSSALTWFFWLVSSRHEVEAKIVREIRAVRASYGSADAAFSLDELREMHYLHAAVTESMRLYPPVAMDSRCCKHDDVLPDGTFVGKGWQVSYSAYAMARLEEIWGNDCAEYRPERWLDEEGAFRPESSFKYPVFHAGPRMCLGKEMAYIQMKSIAACVLERFSFQFVGGESRPGLVFSVTLRMEGGLPMQVKKRGH; translated from the coding sequence ATGCTTCAGAATCCCCTTTTCTGTGTCAACCTCCAAGCACCCCCACTCACTCCTACAGTTTTATTTAGACTAGGCAAGCCAGAGATCTCGATCGCCATGGAGCTTTGGTTGACCTCGGCCCATCCCATGCTCCTCTTcctgctcctacctctactctatGTCCTCCGCCTACGTCGGAACACCAGAAAGCAACCTCACGCCGACGGCCTCAAGGCCTACCCCATCATCGGCACCCTCCCACACTTCGTGAAGAACCAAGACTGCCTCGTCGAGTGGTCGGCCGGCGTCGTCGCTCGTTGCCCCACGCACACCATGGCCTTCGACTTCAAGGGCCTTGGCCTCATGGCCGGTGCCATCACCGCGAACCCGGCCAATGTGGAATACATCGTGAAGACCAACTTCCAGAACTACCCCAAGGGCGAGTTCGTGGTGTCCGCCATGGCGGACTTCCTCGGCCACGGCATCTTCAACTCCGACGGCGATCAGTGGCTTTCGCAGCGCAAGGCCGCAAGCTACGAGTTCAGCAAGCGGTCGCTGAGAAACTTCGTGGTCAGCACCGTCCGGTTCGAGGTCGTCGAGCGGCTGCTGCCTCTGCTCTCCCGGGCGGAGCTAGAAGGCCTGACGCTGGACATGCAGGACGTTCTCGAGCGCTTCGCGTTCGACAACATCTGCTGCGTCGCCTTCGACGAGGACCCGGCGTGCCTCACCGACAACGGCCTGGGGGTGAATGGGCGTGCGGAGTTCATGCATGCCTTGAACGACGCGCAGATCATGATCATGGCCCGGTTCATGTCGCCGGTCAAGTGGGCATGGCGGGTGAAGAAGTTACTCAACATGGGACCGGAGAGGCGGATGAGTGAGGCACTCGCCACGATCCACGGCTACGTCGACAGGATCATCCGTGACCGCAGCGAGAGGGGAGCGGCCGGGCTGGCGCGCAAGGACGACTTCCTCTCACGCTTCGTCTCCAGCGGCGAGCACAGCAACGAGAGCCTTCGTGATGTGGTCACCAGCTTCATCATAGCCGGGCGGGACACAACCTCGTCGGCGCTCACTTGGTTCTTCTGGCTCGTGTCCAGCCGGCACGAGGTGGAGGCCAAGATCGTGCGCGAGATACGCGCGGTGCGAGCGTCCTATGGGAGCGCGGATGCAGCCTTCAGCTTGGACGAGCTGCGTGAGATGCACTACCTGCACGCAGCGGTCACGGAGTCCATGCGGCTATACCCGCCCGTGGCCATGGACTCGCGCTGCTGCAAGCATGACGACGTCCTCCCCGACGGCACATTTGTGGGCAAAGGTTGGCAGGTCTCCTACAGCGCGTATGCCATGGCGCGGTTAGAGGAGATATGGGGCAACGACTGTGCAGAGTACCGGCCAGAGCGGTGGCTTGATGAGGAGGGTGCGTTCCGGCCGGAGAGCTCGTTTAAGTACCCAGTCTTCCATGCCGGGCCGAGGATGTGCCTCGGCAAGGAGATGGCTTACATACAGATGAAGTCCATTGCCGCCTGCGTGTTGGAGAGGTTCAGCTTCCAGTTCGTCGGAGGCGAGAGCCGGCCAGGGCTTGTGTTCTCCGTGACCTTGCGTATGGAGGGCGGCTTGCCGATGCAAGTGAAGAAGAGGGGGCACTGA